From Rhizobium tumorigenes, the proteins below share one genomic window:
- a CDS encoding DUF72 domain-containing protein, whose product MPIIATAAWSIPKAVADRFAQEGSGLSRYASVFGGVEVNSTFYRRHKTSTFARWAESVPDSFRFSVKLPKEISHTRAMKDIAQPFGTFLADIAPLADKQGPLLCQLPPSLAFNADVLDTAFEVMRKTYDAPIVIEARHKSWASAKALDILKTYAIDRVLADPAPVWPAEDFAIPALYVRLHGKPRIEISRIPFYVSRSSFYAPT is encoded by the coding sequence TTGCCAATCATCGCCACCGCCGCCTGGTCAATTCCTAAAGCAGTGGCTGACCGGTTTGCGCAAGAGGGAAGTGGCCTAAGTCGATATGCGTCGGTCTTTGGCGGCGTCGAGGTGAATTCGACCTTCTACCGCCGGCACAAGACTTCAACCTTCGCGCGATGGGCGGAGTCGGTGCCGGACAGCTTTAGGTTTTCGGTAAAACTTCCCAAAGAGATCAGCCACACCCGAGCGATGAAGGACATAGCTCAGCCGTTTGGCACTTTTCTCGCGGATATCGCACCCCTCGCAGACAAGCAAGGCCCGCTGCTCTGCCAGCTGCCACCGTCATTGGCGTTTAATGCCGACGTGCTTGATACAGCGTTTGAGGTTATGCGGAAAACATATGACGCACCGATCGTCATCGAGGCGCGGCACAAGAGCTGGGCGTCAGCCAAGGCGCTGGATATTCTGAAGACCTATGCTATCGACCGGGTTCTGGCCGATCCGGCGCCGGTGTGGCCGGCAGAGGATTTCGCCATACCTGCGCTATATGTGCGTCTGCACGGCAAGCCGAGGATTGAAATTTCCCGCATTCCCTTTTACGTTTCCCGAAGTTCCTTTTACGCTCCTACTTAA